A part of Thermocrinis albus DSM 14484 genomic DNA contains:
- the cmr1 gene encoding type III-B CRISPR module RAMP protein Cmr1: protein MEKLTSLEYTLEFVTPAFIGGADPEKAELRPASIVGMLRWWFRVLVGAFVESIEELFQLESELFGNQDKAGKIWVRVLEYPAPKSIETKTKDKDYNYLLGLSKRGKGFDKGEKVKLRILTPDNLKELTEFLVRFAFTFGNLGNRARKGFGSLDFSQGDLLIDPTKDLSIEKLKEILRPLMKEEDLTFHKNSKYPNISNMKVFKKSYRNLDSELSYLSEQYRNFRAPSGLTEEYKKVISLFMDRKPISDRDVVSVFKNHMFGLPIMFFSRKRNAKVMLSWTSEGQNGRKVGDRRRAAPFWISFKREKIYITLFRSSFLPEGSKIVLQPKGRHGNKKQFEETFPEDYDYLERFFKKIGFEEVFDGGSLK from the coding sequence ATGGAAAAGCTGACCTCTCTTGAGTACACACTTGAGTTTGTAACACCTGCCTTTATAGGTGGAGCTGACCCTGAAAAGGCAGAACTTAGACCGGCTAGCATAGTGGGAATGCTCAGGTGGTGGTTCAGGGTTCTTGTAGGAGCCTTTGTGGAAAGTATAGAGGAACTTTTCCAGTTAGAAAGTGAACTTTTCGGGAATCAGGACAAAGCAGGGAAAATCTGGGTGAGAGTGTTAGAATACCCCGCTCCAAAATCTATAGAAACTAAAACTAAAGATAAAGATTATAATTACCTGCTTGGTTTATCAAAGAGAGGAAAAGGCTTTGATAAAGGAGAAAAGGTAAAGCTTCGTATATTAACCCCTGATAATCTTAAGGAACTTACAGAATTTTTAGTAAGGTTTGCTTTCACCTTTGGGAATTTAGGAAATAGGGCAAGGAAGGGCTTTGGTAGTCTAGATTTTTCCCAAGGAGATCTACTAATAGACCCCACTAAAGATCTGTCTATAGAAAAATTGAAAGAGATACTAAGGCCGTTAATGAAAGAGGAAGATCTAACTTTCCACAAAAACTCTAAATATCCCAACATATCAAACATGAAAGTTTTTAAAAAGTCATATAGAAACTTAGATTCAGAACTTAGTTACCTATCCGAACAGTATAGAAACTTCAGAGCGCCGTCGGGATTAACTGAGGAATACAAGAAAGTTATATCTCTCTTCATGGATAGGAAGCCTATAAGTGATCGTGATGTAGTTAGTGTTTTCAAAAATCACATGTTCGGACTACCTATAATGTTTTTTAGCAGAAAACGTAATGCTAAAGTCATGCTAAGTTGGACAAGTGAAGGTCAAAATGGTAGAAAAGTGGGGGATAGGAGGAGAGCCGCCCCGTTCTGGATTTCCTTCAAAAGGGAAAAGATATACATAACACTATTTAGAAGTTCATTTCTGCCCGAAGGCTCGAAAATAGTACTGCAGCCAAAAGGCCGACATGGAAACAAAAAGCAATTTGAGGAAACGTTTCCAGAAGATTATGACTACTTGGAGAGATTCTTCAAAAAAATCGGCTTTGAAGAAGTCTTTGACGGAGGGAGCTTAAAATGA
- the cmr5 gene encoding type III-B CRISPR module-associated protein Cmr5 has translation MMAVKNLEQERMRIAYESVMRVKGENFESKYSILAKRLPAMISHNGLLTTLAFLKSKGKDEHKRLIEDICKYLSHRFGNEIRSYKELISMLFQADTTMYLFYTREVLSFAVWLKRIAEGELKSEREG, from the coding sequence ATGATGGCAGTCAAAAATCTTGAACAGGAGAGGATGAGGATAGCTTACGAAAGTGTTATGCGTGTAAAAGGTGAGAACTTTGAGTCCAAATACAGCATCCTTGCCAAAAGGCTCCCGGCGATGATAAGCCACAACGGCCTTTTAACGACCCTTGCCTTTTTAAAGTCTAAAGGAAAAGATGAACACAAACGGCTAATAGAAGACATCTGTAAATACTTGAGCCACAGGTTTGGTAATGAAATAAGATCCTACAAAGAATTAATCAGTATGCTGTTTCAGGCTGATACAACAATGTACCTCTTTTACACCCGTGAAGTTCTTTCCTTTGCGGTATGGCTAAAAAGAATAGCCGAAGGTGAGCTGAAAAGCGAAAGGGAGGGATAA
- a CDS encoding type III-B CRISPR module-associated Cmr3 family protein, with protein MRLVKIRGYNAFWFGGLKHFTEEEHYLPRIQLPNIMRTFRLLKKGTPCYGVFFWKEEEKDIFFPVPADVVGVRKKKRFESGDLRIAYYNGRIPEIDDKEKAYETLEQYFISSEKLSIGWAKGKQDSLEVFGAEEFFVAEDKVGLKLNKDRMSGEEKMLYFHKRMRLKKGVSLCFLAKELDDSAKRFFGGERNPVEIEESTDLPQHFKELLKERSVKRDKQYKFYTLTHTFVEGGLMKEEDEKILLVFRDEEGREVKFQLLWLFSRGSELISGRGKPALEMLKPGAVMILKAMEDAESFGSLCQIKSHPEGFNTFLERGWNTGILVEDIKGGN; from the coding sequence GTGAGGCTTGTTAAGATAAGGGGGTATAACGCTTTTTGGTTTGGTGGACTTAAACACTTTACAGAGGAAGAGCATTACCTACCGAGAATCCAACTTCCCAACATAATGAGGACTTTTAGACTTCTCAAAAAAGGAACACCTTGTTATGGTGTCTTCTTCTGGAAAGAAGAAGAAAAGGACATATTCTTTCCTGTCCCTGCAGATGTGGTAGGAGTAAGAAAGAAAAAACGTTTTGAAAGTGGAGATCTAAGGATCGCTTACTACAACGGGAGAATACCGGAGATAGATGACAAAGAGAAAGCTTACGAAACCTTGGAGCAGTATTTTATAAGCTCCGAAAAACTGAGCATCGGTTGGGCAAAAGGAAAGCAAGATAGTTTAGAGGTGTTTGGAGCAGAAGAATTTTTTGTGGCAGAAGATAAAGTAGGTTTAAAACTTAACAAAGATAGGATGAGTGGAGAAGAAAAAATGCTTTACTTCCATAAGAGAATGAGGCTTAAGAAAGGCGTAAGTTTGTGTTTTCTTGCAAAAGAACTTGACGACTCGGCAAAGAGATTCTTTGGAGGAGAGAGAAACCCTGTGGAGATAGAAGAAAGCACAGATCTACCTCAACATTTTAAAGAACTTTTAAAGGAAAGGAGCGTAAAGCGAGATAAACAATACAAGTTTTACACATTGACCCATACGTTTGTGGAAGGAGGACTGATGAAGGAAGAGGATGAAAAAATACTCTTGGTTTTTAGGGACGAGGAAGGGAGAGAGGTAAAATTCCAGCTATTATGGCTTTTCTCCAGAGGATCGGAACTTATCTCTGGTAGAGGGAAACCTGCCCTTGAGATGTTAAAGCCCGGAGCTGTAATGATTCTAAAGGCTATGGAAGATGCCGAAAGTTTTGGTTCTTTGTGTCAGATTAAAAGCCATCCGGAAGGTTTTAATACATTCCTTGAGAGAGGATGGAATACAGGAATATTAGTTGAAGATATAAAAGGAGGTAACTAA
- the cas10 gene encoding type III-B CRISPR-associated protein Cas10/Cmr2 has translation MSYLLIFTFSPVQGFISTSRRTRDLFTGSLILSHLTEKLLDYLSSLSSKGNVKVIYPFRSEKEDSQETLANFPNRLVAKVEDEKLCKELKKKFYQEWKKLWSKTWEGIKKEAKDRKALDGAEEQFKLHVKNYFFCFCIKESMEGKSYAEVYDSAERKLGAVKSWRPYRGLKDYSTLEEDGKRIYPDGCTMCGERPHLAINWKKKDEIFGKSIASHIRDSEKLCGVCLVKRFAVKFCAEDLGLGEDKWNYPSTEEIAGIKFKEYLIKKVEEHPDIKEKLKKLSEKLKETPYYVRTLPLKVTDEQKEYLSFDSELLREEAWDALFQEEGLKELKKDLEDLYEQLKNLGLEHKNPYFAIMLSDGDSIGAWLGKNSSIRKEELNEEFHTEFSKRLSNYAKRVVEEPYPFRQVIYAGGDDLLALLHPHDAIFYARKCAQIFEEQLKSLAKEGGKPSVSAGILVAHAKTNFQMLLEKVRFLESKAKSVKGKGAVCMGFMTRTGDITYFVAKWDHLELYDELFKAFREKALSSRIVYDLRILSEVFNGEKEIDIITPLIKRSFKRHVNDKNNELVQKLSDISLKFIKETLDYWDTSDEEEKMRRSVNNYLNLLYVVRTVGVRIEEV, from the coding sequence ATGAGCTACCTTCTCATCTTCACCTTCTCTCCTGTTCAAGGGTTCATAAGTACCTCCAGAAGAACAAGGGATCTGTTTACAGGCAGCCTTATCCTCTCGCATCTTACGGAGAAACTTTTAGACTACCTTAGCAGTCTTAGCAGTAAAGGAAACGTAAAGGTTATATATCCTTTCAGAAGTGAAAAAGAGGATTCTCAAGAAACTCTCGCCAACTTTCCCAACAGATTAGTTGCTAAAGTTGAGGATGAAAAGTTATGTAAGGAATTAAAGAAAAAGTTTTATCAAGAATGGAAAAAACTGTGGAGCAAAACTTGGGAAGGTATCAAGAAGGAAGCAAAAGATAGGAAAGCTCTAGATGGAGCAGAAGAGCAGTTTAAACTCCATGTGAAAAATTACTTCTTCTGTTTCTGCATAAAAGAGTCCATGGAAGGTAAGAGTTATGCCGAAGTTTATGACTCTGCTGAAAGGAAACTGGGAGCTGTTAAATCTTGGAGGCCTTATAGAGGATTAAAAGACTATAGCACTCTTGAGGAAGATGGTAAAAGAATCTATCCGGATGGATGCACTATGTGTGGTGAGAGACCTCATCTTGCCATAAATTGGAAGAAAAAAGATGAAATATTCGGTAAAAGTATAGCCAGTCATATAAGGGATTCCGAAAAACTATGTGGTGTTTGTCTTGTAAAAAGGTTTGCAGTAAAGTTCTGCGCAGAAGATCTTGGTTTGGGAGAAGATAAATGGAACTACCCTTCAACAGAAGAGATAGCGGGTATAAAATTCAAAGAGTACCTAATAAAAAAGGTGGAAGAACATCCGGATATCAAGGAGAAATTAAAAAAGCTAAGCGAGAAATTAAAAGAGACACCTTATTATGTTAGAACATTACCTTTGAAGGTAACAGATGAGCAAAAAGAATACCTGTCCTTTGACTCCGAACTCTTAAGGGAAGAGGCTTGGGACGCGCTTTTTCAGGAAGAAGGTCTAAAGGAGCTGAAGAAAGATTTAGAGGATCTTTATGAGCAACTAAAGAACTTGGGTCTCGAACATAAAAACCCCTACTTTGCAATTATGCTATCAGATGGAGACAGTATAGGAGCATGGTTAGGGAAAAACAGTAGTATTAGGAAAGAGGAATTAAATGAAGAGTTCCACACTGAGTTTTCCAAAAGGCTTTCAAATTATGCAAAAAGGGTTGTTGAAGAACCATATCCTTTCAGACAGGTGATTTATGCAGGAGGCGATGACCTTCTGGCCCTTCTCCATCCTCACGATGCCATCTTTTATGCGAGGAAGTGTGCGCAAATTTTCGAAGAGCAGCTAAAGAGTCTTGCCAAAGAAGGAGGAAAACCTTCGGTAAGTGCAGGGATTCTTGTAGCCCATGCAAAAACCAATTTCCAGATGTTACTGGAAAAAGTAAGGTTTCTTGAGAGTAAAGCCAAATCTGTAAAAGGTAAAGGAGCGGTTTGTATGGGTTTTATGACCAGGACAGGAGATATCACCTATTTTGTGGCAAAGTGGGATCACTTAGAGCTTTATGACGAACTTTTCAAAGCCTTCAGAGAAAAGGCGCTGAGCTCAAGAATTGTGTATGATCTTAGAATACTTTCCGAAGTCTTTAATGGAGAGAAGGAAATAGATATAATAACCCCCCTCATAAAGAGGTCTTTTAAGAGACATGTGAATGATAAAAATAATGAACTGGTACAAAAACTTAGTGATATATCCTTAAAATTTATCAAAGAAACGTTAGATTATTGGGATACTAGTGATGAAGAAGAAAAAATGAGAAGAAGTGTGAATAATTATCTCAACCTTCTTTATGTAGTAAGAACTGTTGGAGTTAGGATAGAGGAGGTTTGA
- the cmr4 gene encoding type III-B CRISPR module RAMP protein Cmr4, whose protein sequence is MRKELYYLKVLTPLHVGTGQGMDHIDLPIYREAHTGFPAIPSSAIKGTLRTEEIKKLYMKKKQTNKELKLSEIEEQLDGFDPEDTKTEEDDDIKRLAKIFGSKKVEGEVVFTDARILLFPVKSLKGIYALITCPYVLERFAEESGKEKPHIDDLSESSCIVFKDSRNTINIKDKKAVVLEEFAFEVKREVEDDSKNTIAHLLQDPNIDKKRVVIVSDDVFTHMVKSFTEVQTHIKVDIEKGTVEEGALWTEEYVPSEAIFYFWIINYRDEEFSIENGENKKVLQLGGNTSTGKGFVEVWNDGSQKS, encoded by the coding sequence ATGAGAAAAGAACTTTACTACCTGAAGGTTCTGACACCCCTCCATGTAGGCACCGGACAGGGAATGGATCACATTGATCTACCCATTTACAGAGAAGCCCATACAGGATTTCCAGCCATACCCTCTTCCGCCATTAAGGGAACTCTCAGAACAGAGGAGATAAAAAAACTCTACATGAAAAAGAAGCAGACCAACAAAGAACTTAAGCTTTCTGAAATAGAGGAACAGCTTGATGGGTTTGATCCTGAAGACACAAAAACAGAAGAAGATGATGATATTAAACGGCTTGCGAAAATCTTTGGTAGTAAGAAAGTGGAAGGGGAGGTTGTTTTCACCGATGCAAGAATACTTCTCTTCCCCGTTAAGTCCCTGAAAGGCATCTATGCTCTGATAACATGCCCCTACGTTCTGGAAAGGTTTGCAGAAGAATCAGGTAAAGAAAAACCTCATATTGATGATTTATCTGAAAGCTCTTGTATTGTTTTTAAAGACTCACGTAACACGATCAATATAAAGGACAAGAAGGCTGTTGTCCTTGAAGAGTTTGCCTTTGAAGTTAAACGTGAAGTTGAAGATGATTCCAAAAACACCATTGCGCATCTGTTGCAGGATCCCAATATAGACAAAAAAAGAGTGGTTATAGTAAGTGACGACGTTTTCACCCACATGGTAAAATCTTTCACAGAGGTTCAAACCCACATAAAGGTAGACATAGAAAAGGGAACGGTAGAAGAGGGGGCTCTTTGGACAGAAGAGTATGTTCCATCAGAAGCCATCTTTTACTTCTGGATTATAAACTATAGAGATGAAGAGTTTTCAATAGAAAACGGCGAGAACAAAAAAGTCTTGCAGCTTGGAGGAAACACCAGCACAGGAAAAGGTTTTGTGGAGGTGTGGAATGATGGCAGTCAAAAATCTTGA
- the cas7i gene encoding type I-B CRISPR-associated protein Cas7/Cst2/DevR has translation MGGITLTIITHKASSLNYGETVGNVSILKKVTLGDGTQKTFVSDKALKYDMRRKGKEEKGWKLLDELLKEYIEKSQKDGKLDVDEFGRNLVENYEEFDLFGGLFTNLKDKKNKEVSLSYGDSVKRVCAVKVTYAFSVSDFKGDMNFLNNIDAYNRYIKHIEGKKAQAIAQTEEHTSHYVYTITIDLDRVGVWEKEDGTREPILDPQKRAKRVKDLLDIVMTLNRQIKGRWENLSPVFVVGGLFGTKHPFFMNAVDASEMNGRLFLQIDRLRDAIDMVPENERSKVKIGMLSGIFINEEDIKSKLQAKSIGELFRELKQEVDNYYGVSEG, from the coding sequence ATGGGCGGAATAACGCTAACTATCATCACCCACAAGGCAAGCAGCCTAAACTACGGAGAGACAGTGGGGAACGTCTCCATTTTAAAGAAAGTAACCCTAGGAGATGGTACACAGAAGACCTTTGTTTCCGATAAGGCTCTTAAGTATGATATGAGAAGGAAGGGAAAGGAAGAGAAGGGTTGGAAACTGCTTGATGAACTGTTAAAGGAGTATATAGAAAAAAGTCAAAAAGATGGAAAACTGGACGTAGACGAGTTTGGAAGAAATCTTGTAGAGAATTACGAGGAGTTTGATCTTTTTGGGGGACTTTTCACAAATCTAAAAGACAAGAAAAACAAGGAAGTATCACTAAGCTACGGAGATAGTGTAAAGAGAGTATGTGCTGTAAAAGTTACTTACGCCTTTTCTGTCTCAGATTTTAAAGGGGACATGAATTTTCTCAATAACATAGACGCTTATAACAGGTATATAAAGCACATTGAGGGAAAAAAAGCACAAGCTATAGCCCAAACGGAAGAACATACATCCCACTACGTATATACCATAACTATAGACCTTGACAGGGTAGGCGTTTGGGAAAAGGAAGATGGAACTCGTGAGCCTATCCTGGATCCACAAAAAAGAGCAAAGAGAGTGAAGGATCTCCTGGACATAGTGATGACCTTAAACAGACAGATAAAGGGAAGATGGGAGAATCTTTCACCCGTGTTTGTAGTGGGAGGCCTCTTCGGTACTAAGCATCCCTTCTTTATGAACGCTGTTGATGCTTCCGAAATGAACGGAAGGCTCTTTCTCCAAATAGATAGACTGAGAGATGCCATTGACATGGTCCCCGAAAACGAAAGAAGTAAGGTTAAGATAGGAATGCTCTCCGGGATTTTTATCAACGAAGAGGATATAAAGAGTAAGTTACAAGCCAAGTCTATCGGTGAACTTTTTAGGGAACTTAAGCAGGAGGTGGACAACTACTATGGAGTTTCTGAAGGTTGA
- the cmr6 gene encoding type III-B CRISPR module RAMP protein Cmr6, whose translation MKVEDTVKLIADDKTKFSNIALAFYKLNIFKLDIFKYLEKDISEIRKKEYLKLFKDSLNWDEITFIQEKITDLYKSIEKTHYVKYIKAYVGYRFVSGMGYPSPIENGFLLHHTYGIPYISGESVKGLVRYMYIYKNFTEENFSKERLKGLEEGKYQESELNEKEKIFVKLFGTQKEEGKIVFFDAYPESLTERNLSIDVMNNHYGEYYETKGEKEPGDWYNPNPVFFLTLEKVTFIFRIGIEKDVEEAEKLLDQTLELLKEGLELFGLGAKRRKGYGWFRVQEA comes from the coding sequence GTGAAGGTTGAGGACACAGTAAAGTTAATAGCGGATGATAAGACTAAGTTCTCCAACATCGCCCTTGCTTTTTACAAATTGAATATCTTCAAATTGGATATCTTCAAATATCTTGAAAAGGATATAAGTGAGATACGAAAGAAGGAATATTTAAAACTATTTAAAGACAGCCTCAATTGGGATGAAATAACTTTCATACAAGAAAAGATAACAGACTTATATAAGAGCATCGAAAAAACACACTATGTAAAGTATATAAAAGCCTATGTAGGCTACCGTTTTGTGTCAGGTATGGGATACCCCTCTCCCATAGAGAACGGTTTTCTGCTACATCACACCTATGGTATTCCTTATATTTCAGGAGAATCCGTGAAAGGACTAGTAAGATACATGTATATTTACAAAAACTTTACTGAAGAAAATTTCTCTAAAGAACGCCTAAAAGGTCTGGAAGAAGGAAAGTATCAAGAAAGCGAACTTAATGAAAAAGAGAAAATCTTTGTCAAGCTTTTTGGTACACAAAAAGAAGAAGGTAAGATTGTTTTCTTTGATGCTTACCCTGAATCCCTCACAGAAAGAAACCTATCTATAGATGTTATGAATAATCACTACGGTGAGTATTATGAGACAAAAGGGGAAAAAGAGCCTGGCGATTGGTATAATCCTAACCCTGTATTCTTCCTGACATTGGAGAAAGTTACCTTCATTTTCAGAATAGGTATTGAGAAAGATGTTGAAGAAGCCGAAAAATTACTTGATCAGACTTTGGAGCTTCTTAAAGAAGGTCTTGAACTATTTGGACTAGGAGCAAAAAGGAGGAAAGGCTATGGGTGGTTCAGAGTCCAAGAAGCATAA
- the cas6 gene encoding CRISPR-associated endoribonuclease Cas6: MRFLVRLKPLKEQAVINVDYRRRFISLLKKILGTDYFESIKTKPYTFAVYMGKEAKFTQDKIEGVKTINLRFSTGDTMLAIRFYNGVLRFKRDNQKHLIGDTLFVIDLIREEKEKPITGVFKTLSPVVVERMGFTNSRDPEERYITPDEEGFQESFIENTLRRYYDVKGFPGNFGNFSLRVLEYKKEYVKHYGGVVKCFIGKFIVMSDNKEIQEFIYKYGAGLRTGQGFGYLEVEEWKS; the protein is encoded by the coding sequence TTGCGCTTTCTGGTGAGACTAAAACCCCTTAAAGAACAGGCTGTTATAAATGTTGACTACAGGAGAAGATTTATCTCCCTTCTCAAAAAGATACTAGGAACTGATTATTTTGAGTCTATCAAAACAAAACCTTACACCTTTGCAGTGTATATGGGAAAGGAAGCCAAATTTACGCAAGACAAAATAGAAGGAGTCAAAACCATCAATTTACGTTTCTCCACAGGTGATACCATGCTGGCTATAAGGTTCTACAACGGTGTGTTACGATTTAAGAGGGATAATCAGAAGCATTTGATAGGTGACACTCTTTTTGTGATAGATCTGATAAGGGAAGAAAAGGAAAAACCCATAACTGGAGTTTTTAAAACCCTTTCCCCTGTGGTGGTAGAAAGGATGGGCTTTACCAACTCAAGAGATCCAGAAGAAAGGTACATAACACCCGATGAGGAAGGCTTTCAAGAATCTTTTATAGAAAACACCCTAAGGCGCTACTACGATGTGAAAGGCTTTCCAGGAAACTTCGGAAACTTCTCCTTAAGAGTTCTGGAATACAAAAAAGAGTATGTTAAACACTACGGAGGGGTTGTGAAGTGTTTTATAGGAAAGTTCATAGTAATGTCAGATAACAAAGAAATTCAGGAGTTTATATATAAATACGGAGCTGGGTTAAGAACAGGTCAAGGTTTTGGCTATCTGGAGGTAGAAGAATGGAAAAGCTGA
- a CDS encoding SAVED domain-containing protein, which yields MWSFSEIEERHFEVLLWSGKMDDLLDEVMREFYSLPAKSQFNLVWYIKEKRVHPSVNLMAEVWEVPEEDVEAWLNGPYRLFLVPVVDEKGEAHLVKGLSVKGAGQSIITNQKHLLKYMKELKEFLKEGFGLFFEEDIKGESFLLPAAVSLYIENPPEDAVFTGRVDREGKIYTVDNISKKRKAAQKEGKRLIDSSGIKSLQELKEWCDAKEHHVPFMVTTKGSEDWLSKWRDFLSYMKDSENIVRKLEIINGITAEDLVLYTEQLPKGDWTKYMMDFYRKLTDVEKRLKGKVIFHLAIDGPASFAFGLGILFGSQKPFTVYHYQNGKYYPIEVENVRELKQRMELSEITLKWSLESRDDRLAVVIDLAHHTSIGTVKAYIDDGMSLLHVEHPHKGNLKVEEISQIARQCASLLQEIRTERDYKEFHFFFSSPVVFAFMLGVAFGHYSPGYIYQYFDGTYVKVLDISHLKAIREGKNLALSGETKTP from the coding sequence ATGTGGAGTTTTTCTGAAATAGAGGAGAGGCACTTCGAAGTTTTATTGTGGTCCGGTAAGATGGATGATCTCTTAGACGAAGTTATGAGAGAGTTTTATTCTCTACCTGCTAAATCTCAGTTTAATTTGGTATGGTATATAAAGGAAAAACGGGTTCATCCTTCTGTCAACCTTATGGCAGAAGTTTGGGAAGTGCCAGAAGAAGATGTAGAAGCTTGGTTAAATGGACCTTATAGGCTCTTTCTGGTACCGGTAGTGGACGAGAAAGGTGAGGCACACCTTGTAAAAGGCCTTTCGGTAAAGGGCGCTGGACAAAGCATTATAACTAATCAAAAACACCTTCTTAAATACATGAAGGAGCTTAAGGAATTTTTAAAAGAAGGTTTTGGCTTGTTTTTTGAAGAAGATATAAAGGGAGAGAGTTTCCTATTACCTGCTGCTGTAAGTCTCTACATAGAAAACCCTCCTGAAGACGCGGTCTTTACAGGGAGAGTAGACAGAGAAGGTAAGATTTACACCGTTGATAACATTTCTAAAAAAAGAAAAGCGGCGCAAAAAGAAGGAAAAAGGTTAATAGATTCATCCGGCATAAAATCTCTACAGGAGTTAAAAGAATGGTGTGATGCCAAAGAGCACCACGTTCCTTTCATGGTTACCACCAAAGGATCAGAAGATTGGCTAAGCAAATGGCGTGATTTTCTCTCTTATATGAAAGATTCAGAAAACATAGTTCGTAAGCTGGAAATTATAAATGGCATCACAGCAGAAGATTTAGTTTTGTATACAGAACAACTACCTAAAGGTGACTGGACAAAGTATATGATGGATTTTTATAGAAAGCTAACAGATGTGGAAAAAAGATTGAAGGGGAAAGTGATATTTCATTTGGCCATAGATGGGCCTGCCAGTTTTGCCTTTGGTTTGGGTATTCTGTTTGGTAGTCAAAAGCCTTTTACCGTATATCATTACCAGAATGGCAAATATTACCCGATAGAAGTAGAAAATGTGCGAGAACTTAAACAAAGAATGGAGTTATCAGAGATCACTTTAAAGTGGAGCTTAGAATCACGAGACGATCGCCTTGCTGTGGTAATAGACCTTGCCCATCACACATCTATAGGAACCGTGAAAGCTTATATAGATGATGGTATGTCTCTGCTACATGTAGAACACCCCCACAAAGGTAACCTGAAGGTAGAGGAAATCTCCCAAATAGCACGTCAGTGCGCCAGTCTTTTACAAGAAATAAGAACCGAAAGAGACTATAAAGAATTTCACTTCTTCTTCTCATCTCCTGTAGTATTTGCCTTTATGTTGGGTGTAGCCTTCGGACATTACTCACCCGGGTACATATACCAATACTTTGACGGTACCTATGTAAAAGTTTTGGATATATCTCATCTGAAGGCTATAAGGGAGGGTAAGAACCTTGCGCTTTCTGGTGAGACTAAAACCCCTTAA
- a CDS encoding TM1812 family CRISPR-associated protein — MGGSESKKHKVIIAPWGDCKSWKSVEYKYKSDEIKANTTLKVLCHDLKPDGVLVLVPDTLFGSNKLFGNGSAKDKVGRYEDLINRVREKVYVVTEKKVERRLHFTDTMEILLKGWFVSELLDLYQPNIDMEEGINLSELKKFTERIYKDRWTAARINRDLGELEESLKKLEADKEWKLYAEVIGKDENEKEPQVDPRNLVAHSGLLYHTTEIKRDGDELYARLREGLKDEIKKQLPCQDI; from the coding sequence ATGGGTGGTTCAGAGTCCAAGAAGCATAAGGTTATTATAGCACCTTGGGGAGATTGTAAAAGTTGGAAATCCGTCGAATATAAATACAAGAGTGACGAAATAAAGGCAAATACAACTCTTAAGGTTCTTTGTCATGACCTTAAACCCGATGGTGTGTTGGTACTTGTCCCTGACACACTTTTTGGCAGTAACAAGCTTTTTGGTAATGGTAGTGCTAAAGATAAAGTAGGCAGGTACGAGGATCTTATTAACAGGGTCAGGGAGAAGGTATATGTTGTTACCGAAAAGAAGGTTGAAAGAAGATTGCACTTTACAGATACCATGGAGATACTATTGAAAGGTTGGTTTGTTTCCGAGCTGTTGGATCTATATCAACCAAATATAGATATGGAAGAAGGAATAAACCTTAGTGAGTTGAAGAAATTTACTGAGCGTATATACAAAGATAGATGGACCGCTGCTAGAATTAATAGGGATCTGGGAGAATTAGAAGAAAGTCTCAAAAAATTAGAAGCAGATAAAGAATGGAAACTATACGCAGAAGTTATTGGGAAGGATGAAAATGAAAAAGAACCTCAAGTTGACCCCAGAAACCTAGTAGCTCATTCTGGACTTCTCTACCATACTACTGAGATAAAACGTGATGGTGACGAGCTTTATGCGAGACTAAGGGAAGGGCTGAAGGATGAGATCAAAAAACAGCTACCCTGTCAGGATATTTGA